A segment of the Fibrobacter succinogenes subsp. succinogenes S85 genome:
GGTTGAATGGATATATTTGAATTGTAAATAATTTCGTAATTGGAACCATTTATCAATTCATTTTTGTAAAAAACACGAGAAAAAGAGAAATCCTGCATCAGTGTATCCTGAAACATTGATTTCTTAAAGTTTATTTCGATAAAGGGCCTATAATTTTCCGCCTTAATGGTGTATGATGGGGCGAAAGCCAATCGCCTGATTTTAAAATTCAGCAAATCTTGAATTTGAGATATTTTATCGGCAAATGTGTTGCAAAAATCGGATTCTGTTTGTTCAGTGGTTGAAAAAAAATCAATTTTATTTGCCCGAATCTCCAAAACGCTTGTTTTTAGGGTTCGCAAACCCCAGTCTTGAAACGCCTGCGCTGGAAGAAATACGTTTGAGAGATTTTGCAATAAAACCGTATACAGAGGTTCGCTTGATAAAACAGATTTTATTTGCTCCGCCTTATTTTCATCAAATGAAATTAAGCTGTCCGTAAAAACAGTTCCCCGCATACGAAGTAATTGTTTTTCAATAGCCATGACGTAATCCTCTTGTAAAATGCACTAAAAAAATACAATAATTAAGCCCAAACGACAAAAAAAGAAACAACTTTTTTTTGCTTTTAACTGTTTTTTTGGAAGCATAGGCATAATATTGCTCGATATTCAACCAGCATAGGCTGTTCAAATCAGTTTCGACTCAATTATGCAAAAAAACAGTATTTTTTCGAACTACAAAATTGTCTGCTATCCATTTTGGGGATAATTAAATTGAGCATATGTAAGACCAGACCTAGCTGGGATTTCAACTACGTAACCTACTTTTGGTCTTTTCATACATTACCTCAATCAAACTTGGCTTATAAAGAGGCTTTCGCCATATTCTCATGGATTACTCTGCGGTATTCTAATCCTTGCAGATGTCCTCAAATTTAATTTCAATATTTCCACCCAACCTACGATATTCACTGTATAAATCTAATGCAGTTTCACAATCATCTTTTGACGGTTCGCGTCTACGTCTAAGATTGCCTAACGCAGAATAATAATACGCTTCGGGATATATAGATGCGTAAGGAAGCAATAAATTATACGGAAATAGAATCCAATTTTTTGAACCGCCTGCTATTGTTCCATTTTCAAGAGACAATTGATATATCAACATGCTAATAAAAAAATCAAAATCTCCCAATTCTACATTCGAGCGATAATAATCTTCCAAGGCTTTTAAAACGTCCTTGCCATTATCTTTAGCCACCATTTTTTTTAATCCATTTTCCATAACGTCAACGTGGGCAGTTTTGCAATTATTTAAGCGAAGAGCCGTATTCGGATAAATTGAAACAATTAACGCCTCGACGAAACACTGGACATCTGTTTTCTGGACTTGAAGAGAATCTGCTGTTTTTTCCACCATACTCGATGTGTTTTTCAATATGGGTTGTAATGTAATTTTTGAAGAATCTTGATTTGCTTGGTATCCCCCAAGAAAACCCAGCACAAACGCAATAACCAAACTTATGGCAACTTTTTTTTTCATTTTAATTTTACCATACTCCTTTAGAAGACATAGGCTTAAGCCCCTCAACTCCTTTCCATAAACGCACTTGAGTCACAGTATATTTATAACTATCCACATAGCGTCGATTATCCGCAGTAATTTTTTTTGGTTTTGCTTTTTCAATTGCACCAGTTTTCTCATTAACTGTAAAATTCACTGTTGGTGGTTTATGATCACTATTATCAATTCCAGAAAAACCAACAACCTTTCCATCCTTAACGTCATAACTAGTCAAAACTAAAAAATGTTCTGTAACGCCCTCATTAATCATCCTTCCATTTTCATCTTCGGCCTTTATTCCAATAGACACACCGACAACAACAGGCAAACCTTTATCAATTGAAGCTTTTATATATGACAGCATATTTTCAGCAACACCTTTTCTTATCGAAAGATTGCGATAATTTTTGGGTTGTTTTGGAGCTTCTTTCCAAACACCACCAATGGCATAATCCTTTTTATCCTTTACACGACCGACATGAGCACCCGTATACTTTTGAGAAGCAGCATCTTCTGCCGCTGCAACAGCCAAATCGAAACAAACAGCCCCTGTATACCATCCAAATTCATTTATTTTTTTTATCATCTCATTACTGATTGAATGATGGTCATCTTGCTGTATATTTTTTTCCGATGTTGACACACGATTTACATTTTTTTGTTCTTGATCAACAACATTTTCTTCGTTGGTTCCACTCGGGTCCACGCCGCTTACGGGGTTGCCGTTCACGTAGGCGTAGAGGTTGATGCCGTCCTCAAGCCATGTGGGGTCGGTAGAGACCCACCTTGAGATGTGTGCTGCATAGTAGCGCTGTTCGCAGTAATAGAGCGATGACTCTTCGTCCTTCTCCTTGCCGGTGTAGCGGTAGCGCTTTTGGCTCACCTCGCTGGCGCTACGTCCGGCGCGGTAGCTGGTGTCGCCATAGGGGTAGTATTCCTCGTAGCTGATGATGTTGGCGGAGTCGTCGAGTTCGAGAGATGCCGAGCCGAGATGGTTGTCGAGCTGGTAACGTTGCACGGGCGCGGGGGCCGCGGCACGGTTCCCGTTTTCCACAGTCAAGGTTTCGACTATTGCAATGCGCTTTTGGTCGTCCATGACGTGCAGGGTCTCGCGCTCGGTCTCGAGCGTCCCGTTCACGGTCTTCCGCCATATCTCGAAACCGCCGAGGTAAAGGCGTATTTCTACGGAGCCGTTCTTCTCGACGACCTTGCGAGTCCTTATCCCGTTGCCGTCGTAGTTGTAATATGCCTCGGTAGTGCCGCGGCTAATGTGGCTTAGTTTCTCGGCGAAGTCCCAGTCCATCGCAGAGAGGTGCGGCATGGATGTCATGGAGCCGTGGGCGTTGTAGGCGAAGTTCGCCGTAGTCTGCCCGACCGTAGTGCCGGTCAGGCGGTTGCTGTCCGTGGCGTAGGCGTTCGTACGGGTCCACGCGTTGCCGTTGGCGTTGTGGATTATGGACAGGATGTTGCCCACTCCGTCATATTCCCATTCGCGGGCGTAGTTCCGCATGGCGGTGCCGTCCTGCGGGCTTATCAGTGCGGTGTTGTAGCCTTCCGCCTCCGGCTCACTATCGGCATTCACAGAGACATGCTCGCGGCCGGTCGCCTTGATTAGCCTGTACAAAGCATCGTATTCAAATTTCTGGTTCGGACTGACAACACTGCCGTTGAAGAATATCGTCTGCTGCGCATTGTCGTCGATCTGCGCGACGTTGCCGGCGGCGTCATATGTATAGTTCAGGTCCTGTAAAATGTCGGCGCCGTTGTTGCGCGTGGTCAGTAAACGTTTCAGTCGGAACGTCTTCCCGTCGTAGGTGTAGCCGGTCGTGGAGCCGTTGCCGTATTGTATCCGCTCGCGCTGCCCCTTCGCGTCGTAGTCGATGTTCTGGACAAAGTTCGTGGCGGTGCCCGAGCCGCGCAATTTGACGTCAACGCTCTCGAGCAGCGAGGCCTCGTTGTACGCAGGCAAAATCTCGCTCGCGGGGACACCTGCGTTATGCGGGGTCCTGATGCTCGTGGCGCGGTTCAGCGCGTCGTAGGCAGTGACCGTCGTGAACGTCTCCGCTTCCAGCAAGGCGTCCGGGTCGGCGACGTTCCAGTCTATAGTCTGATTATACGCCTTGGTAAACTGTCGCGAACTTTGTAACAAGTTGCCCTTGAAGTCGTAGGCGACGTTTTCCACAAGCCCGCTCTGGTCGTAGGCTTTCCACATCATGCCGCGCAAATTACCGGCATCGGGATTCGGCGAATTTTCACCGTAAACGGTCCTGCCGACAAGCTTTTCCGTGCCGCCGTTCTCGCCCAGCCACTGTTCTGTCGGTCGTCTCAAGGCGTCGTAAACGCTGCGGAGGCGGTGGTTCCTCGCGTCGAAGCCCAGCGCGGGCTGGCTGTCCACGGCAAGAAGCGTCCTGCGCTCGCCGGCGTCCATGCTGTCCGTCCGGCAGGCCACGGAAAGGGAGTTGTAGGCGTAGGCCATCACCACGTTGCCGCGGGCGTCCGTCACGGAAAGCGGGTTGCCCAAAACGTCGAACACAGTATGCGTAGCATACCTGCCCCGCGTCCCGTTGTCCGCGATACCGTAGAACGGGCGGCCCTGCGCGTCCAGATACTCCACGGAAGGAGTGTCAGCATGCTTTGCGGCGAGCCATGCGGCCCGCTTTTCGGAGCTTGCGGGTTCGTTCCCTGTCGGGTCCGGCGAGTTCCTGTCCGCGTACCAGGCGCTTTCCAGCACGGTGTCGTCTTGGTCGAAACTCCTCTGTTCCCACGTGGCGAATTCCGCCCTGCTGAACGTCCCGTCCGGCAAATCCGTGCGCACGAGCCTGTCGAGCGGGTCGTAGTGCAGCACGGGCGTGACCCCGGTCTCGACGATGGCGGGTTCGCTCTCGTAGGCGTCCGTCCCGCTGAAATACGGCTCGTACTGCTTGACGGGATTGCCCGCGTTGTTGTAGATGGTGCGGCCGGAACCGACCCAGCGGACATCCGTCCCGCTGTCCTTCTCGACGACTGAGCCATTTTCAAGCGTTTTGTACTTGCCGGGTTCCGCGACGGCCTTGGCGAGCACGACGCGGCCCGCACCGTCCGAATACTCGACGGACTCCAGCCACCTGCAAGTGGACGATCCGTGCACCTCGCGGCGACGGGTTCGCACGTGGATTGGCGTAGACGATGTTTCGAAACAGTTGAAATCGTATATAAACTCCTCGGTGGGGCTGTCGAGCGTATCGCCTTCCGGCTGCCCCGCCTTGCCCATCAGGGCGACCTTCGAGACGAAGCCGAGGGGTGTCCAGTCCACCGCGGTCCGGTTGCCGTTCGCGTCCGTGACCGTCCGAGGAGACATGTAACGGTAATCGTTGTCGGCGGAGACGGTGTTCCCCACGGCGTCCGTGACGGACTCCGCGAGCCATGAATACGTATCGTAGGCGACGGAAGCGAGGTTCCCGAAGGCGTCCTCGATCCCGCAGGGCCGATAGAAGTTCGACGCGGCATCCTGCGCATAGACGTTCCTGCCGGAACGGCGGTACCAGTCGCCGTCGCGGAGGACATACCCCGCCGCGGCCATGTCGCTCGCGTCCACGGAGTTCCCGTAAATCGAGGACAGGGCCTGCGACTCGAAGGCGAGCCCGTAGCGCTCGTAAACCAGCCCCGCGAGGCCGCACGTGCCGTCGGTGCGCGGCGAGGATAGGGCGTCGTCGTAAAAGACGACATCTTCGCGGGCCAGGACCCTGCGCGGCCTGGTCGCATCCGCGAACAGCGCGTTCAGGGATTGCGCATTTTCCAGGTCGGACGCGGCATGGCCGGTCTTCTCGTAAGACACGGTACTTTCCTGTAGGCCCATGCGGAACTTGCCCGAAGAGTGCTCGCAATCCTGGGTATAGCCAGTCTCGGTGAAAGTCACAAAGTTCTTCTTCTGTTCGTTCCACACGACATCGGGCACGTCGTCCGGCTTCGAACCTCCGCGACCGTACCAGACCGAGGCCGAGAGGAGTGGCCTCCCGTACGCATCCGTAGCCAGTGTAAACGAGGCGTTCGTGCGCGGCGTGTCGTCGGCAGATTCCCGGAACGAGGCCGTCTCGGATTCCTGGATGCACTGCCAGCAGGAACCGTTGCGGAATCGGTCGCCCGGCAAGCGGGCTTCCATGATAAATTTTGCCCGATAGGTCCACGATGTCGTGGAAAATTCCTTGATTTCCGTCCCGTCCCTGTTGACGGAAAGGACTTTGCGGCTTTTCGGCATCCCCTGGAACGAGCGGCAGCCTTCCTGCCACTGGCGGGTAGTCATCGCCTGGGCGCAATCCAGCGTGGGCCTATCCGACGATCTGCCTAAATAAAAATCCGTCCTTGTCTCGCGAATATCCTGGTCGGTTTCCGGGTCGATGCCGCACTCGTGCTCGCGCAGCACCACGGAACCGAAGCCCCTGAACTCGCGGAAATCCGGGTCGTGATAGCCGTCGCGGTAGGCGTAGGTCTCGGTGCGGTCCCAGCCCGTGACGAGATCCCTCGACACGACCTTGGAGACGCACTGGACCACGTACGGCAACTTCGTAGTCCACGGATTCCCGGACAGTTTGTCCTTGAGGTAATAGGCCGTACTCGGCGTGTACTCGATATCGACTTGCGCACCCGTCCCGTTCGTGTAGCCCGACATGACGTTGGTACGCCCGCCCTGCAGCGGCAGGTAGCGCGGCGATGCGGACGAATCGGCGAACAGCGGGGAGCCGAACACGATGGTAGAAAGCCCTGTTCCGAGAACGTCCGCAGACTTCACCGTCCCGCCCTTGCCGGGAAGCGTGACCGTATCGACAAGCTCGAACGATTTCCCGAGACAGTTGCGGTAGATATGGAGACGGTCGCCCTCACGGTATAGCAAGTCCGTGGTCCCCGAACCGTCAATGTCCGCAACAATCAGGTTCGCGGGATTGAAATCCTTGAAGCCGCCCAAAACAGGCGCGTTGTCCATATAAATTGCCGAACCAAAGCGTCCGTGGCCGTAGTTAGGCCAGTAGCATACCTGCGAGAACCGGACACGCACGAGGTCGGCGAGACCGTCGCCCGTCATGTCGGCGGCGAACACCGCCTCATCGGGAGACTTCGAGACAAGCACGGGCTTCTCGCCCGGTTCGGTAAAGTACCTGTAGATGGCGTTCCCGTAACCCTTCATGCCGCCGGAGAGATACACGCGTATCCTGCCATCCTCGGCGACAACGACTTCGCTACGCCCGTCGCCGTCCAAATCCATGAACTTTATGTCGGATTTTTCCCAGTCAATCCACGGAACACTCCCAAACTTCTTGCGCGGCCCGAACTTTCCGGATTCGTCGAGGAAGGACGCGCCGGCGTTCGCGCCACCGTTCTCGACAAGCGCGAGGACCCCGTTGCCCTCGACATCGGTAAGGCCGGAAGGTGTACCCGGAACAGGCCTGTCGCCCACTTCCGAAGCGGAAGACAGGCGGCCGTTCCCCAGATTGTGCTTAAAGTACCATTTGCCGCCGCAGTCCATGAGCAGGCCGGCGATGCCCTCGCCGTAGAGGTCAACCCATTCGGCGGACGTGAAGCCGCCGGGAATATCGCTCACCGAGCTACGGTCGAACTCACGCCATTCCTTGCCGAGCACGAAAGGGAAATAGCTGAACGTCATCGGCGGAAGGCTCTCGGATTCCGCAGTCCCGTCGGCCAGTACACGGTGCCCGCTCTCGACGACCTTCTCCAGAAGCGAGACCCCGCCGCATCCGGCTGTGTACTGGAAAGAAAGCGACCGGACCTTGTTCCCGTCGGAAAAGAGCGGGGCGGAACCGAAGCCGTGGTACAGCGTCACGGACTCGCACCGGAGCGAGCAGCGCACGTCGAATCCGGGCTTGCGGTTCACATAGACATCGTTACGTCCCGCATAAGCAAACACGAGACCGAGATGGAAATCGTCCGGCGATGAACTCGTAGTTCGGGAAGCCCTGTTCCCGTAGAGGACCTGCAGCAGATGGCGGTTCGCGCCGTCCGCGCAATAGCGGTAGCGCACGACATTGCCGAGCGCATCCTCG
Coding sequences within it:
- a CDS encoding SpvB/TcaC N-terminal domain-containing protein, which produces MAEQQKGSESKDSQDKSWFLSGPVLSTGRGGGALRGTKGEFNCDAHTGSAKLSIPLPFTPDREGVVPPVSLSYDSGNGNGAFGLGWNLGCPRIERSTSRRLPLYMDSEDSDVFTLSGADLVCIAEEKRGTTTVRHYRLQSESQFSRIEFRKESGGETSFCVFGSDGSQSIYGDSAESRIEDPQYPGHVFAYLVSRSEDALGNVVRYRYCADGANRHLLQVLYGNRASRTTSSSPDDFHLGLVFAYAGRNDVYVNRKPGFDVRCSLRCESVTLYHGFGSAPLFSDGNKVRSLSFQYTAGCGGVSLLEKVVESGHRVLADGTAESESLPPMTFSYFPFVLGKEWREFDRSSVSDIPGGFTSAEWVDLYGEGIAGLLMDCGGKWYFKHNLGNGRLSSASEVGDRPVPGTPSGLTDVEGNGVLALVENGGANAGASFLDESGKFGPRKKFGSVPWIDWEKSDIKFMDLDGDGRSEVVVAEDGRIRVYLSGGMKGYGNAIYRYFTEPGEKPVLVSKSPDEAVFAADMTGDGLADLVRVRFSQVCYWPNYGHGRFGSAIYMDNAPVLGGFKDFNPANLIVADIDGSGTTDLLYREGDRLHIYRNCLGKSFELVDTVTLPGKGGTVKSADVLGTGLSTIVFGSPLFADSSASPRYLPLQGGRTNVMSGYTNGTGAQVDIEYTPSTAYYLKDKLSGNPWTTKLPYVVQCVSKVVSRDLVTGWDRTETYAYRDGYHDPDFREFRGFGSVVLREHECGIDPETDQDIRETRTDFYLGRSSDRPTLDCAQAMTTRQWQEGCRSFQGMPKSRKVLSVNRDGTEIKEFSTTSWTYRAKFIMEARLPGDRFRNGSCWQCIQESETASFRESADDTPRTNASFTLATDAYGRPLLSASVWYGRGGSKPDDVPDVVWNEQKKNFVTFTETGYTQDCEHSSGKFRMGLQESTVSYEKTGHAASDLENAQSLNALFADATRPRRVLAREDVVFYDDALSSPRTDGTCGLAGLVYERYGLAFESQALSSIYGNSVDASDMAAAGYVLRDGDWYRRSGRNVYAQDAASNFYRPCGIEDAFGNLASVAYDTYSWLAESVTDAVGNTVSADNDYRYMSPRTVTDANGNRTAVDWTPLGFVSKVALMGKAGQPEGDTLDSPTEEFIYDFNCFETSSTPIHVRTRRREVHGSSTCRWLESVEYSDGAGRVVLAKAVAEPGKYKTLENGSVVEKDSGTDVRWVGSGRTIYNNAGNPVKQYEPYFSGTDAYESEPAIVETGVTPVLHYDPLDRLVRTDLPDGTFSRAEFATWEQRSFDQDDTVLESAWYADRNSPDPTGNEPASSEKRAAWLAAKHADTPSVEYLDAQGRPFYGIADNGTRGRYATHTVFDVLGNPLSVTDARGNVVMAYAYNSLSVACRTDSMDAGERRTLLAVDSQPALGFDARNHRLRSVYDALRRPTEQWLGENGGTEKLVGRTVYGENSPNPDAGNLRGMMWKAYDQSGLVENVAYDFKGNLLQSSRQFTKAYNQTIDWNVADPDALLEAETFTTVTAYDALNRATSIRTPHNAGVPASEILPAYNEASLLESVDVKLRGSGTATNFVQNIDYDAKGQRERIQYGNGSTTGYTYDGKTFRLKRLLTTRNNGADILQDLNYTYDAAGNVAQIDDNAQQTIFFNGSVVSPNQKFEYDALYRLIKATGREHVSVNADSEPEAEGYNTALISPQDGTAMRNYAREWEYDGVGNILSIIHNANGNAWTRTNAYATDSNRLTGTTVGQTTANFAYNAHGSMTSMPHLSAMDWDFAEKLSHISRGTTEAYYNYDGNGIRTRKVVEKNGSVEIRLYLGGFEIWRKTVNGTLETERETLHVMDDQKRIAIVETLTVENGNRAAAPAPVQRYQLDNHLGSASLELDDSANIISYEEYYPYGDTSYRAGRSASEVSQKRYRYTGKEKDEESSLYYCEQRYYAAHISRWVSTDPTWLEDGINLYAYVNGNPVSGVDPSGTNEENVVDQEQKNVNRVSTSEKNIQQDDHHSISNEMIKKINEFGWYTGAVCFDLAVAAAEDAASQKYTGAHVGRVKDKKDYAIGGVWKEAPKQPKNYRNLSIRKGVAENMLSYIKASIDKGLPVVVGVSIGIKAEDENGRMINEGVTEHFLVLTSYDVKDGKVVGFSGIDNSDHKPPTVNFTVNEKTGAIEKAKPKKITADNRRYVDSYKYTVTQVRLWKGVEGLKPMSSKGVW